The Desulfosalsimonas propionicica genome has a segment encoding these proteins:
- a CDS encoding GIY-YIG nuclease family protein: protein MWYLYIIRCADNSLYTGITKDVSRRMAEHNLKTGCNYTRARTPVELVYQESHPTRSSALKREIRIKQWPRAKKLDLIDG from the coding sequence ATGTGGTATCTATACATTATCCGCTGTGCTGACAATAGCCTTTACACGGGCATCACAAAGGATGTTTCCAGGCGGATGGCGGAGCACAACCTGAAAACAGGCTGCAATTACACCAGAGCCCGAACGCCGGTTGAACTGGTTTATCAGGAATCTCATCCAACCCGGTCATCGGCGCTGAAACGGGAAATCCGGATTAAACAATGGCCCCGGGCCAAGAAACTGGACCTGATAGATGGCTGA